In Cyanobacteria bacterium FACHB-DQ100, a genomic segment contains:
- a CDS encoding Uma2 family endonuclease, whose translation MSVTIAKWTLEEYHRMIEAGILDDRRVELLRGEIVEMPPEGEPHAFDSNQAFKYLLNLLEGLADVRGAKPITLPNQSEPEPDLAIVQDLGREYREHHPYPENIFWLIEYSNSSPSKDLGIKRKIYAEVGISEYWIVDLKRLQLIVLRDPQDGDYRSETTLTTGTIAPLAFPEISISVDRILNS comes from the coding sequence ATGAGCGTGACGATCGCGAAATGGACACTAGAGGAGTATCACCGCATGATCGAAGCGGGGATTTTAGACGATCGGCGGGTGGAATTGCTGCGAGGAGAAATTGTCGAAATGCCGCCAGAAGGAGAGCCCCATGCGTTTGATTCCAATCAAGCATTTAAGTATCTGCTAAACCTTCTAGAAGGTTTAGCAGATGTTCGGGGTGCAAAGCCGATTACATTACCAAACCAATCAGAGCCTGAACCAGATCTTGCGATCGTTCAAGATTTGGGACGGGAATATCGCGAACATCATCCTTATCCTGAAAATATTTTCTGGCTGATCGAGTATTCAAATTCCAGCCCCAGCAAAGATCTTGGAATTAAACGCAAAATTTACGCGGAGGTTGGAATTTCTGAGTATTGGATTGTGGATCTGAAAAGGTTACAGCTAATTGTGTTGCGCGATCCGCAGGATGGGGATTACCGTTCTGAAACAACGCTAACCACAGGCACGATCGCACCCCTCGCATTCCCAGAGATTTCGATTTCGGTCGATCGTATTCTCAACAGTTAA
- a CDS encoding UDP-N-acetylmuramoyl-tripeptide--D-alanyl-D-alanine ligase produces the protein MSFHATLDQLVSLLGASAQNLPDATAIGLTTDSRSIQSGEIFLALRGEKFDGHDFVKTAIEQGAVAAIVDAQFEAGDLPVLVVSDTLQAYQTIGHWWRKQFKIPVIAITGSVGKTTTKELIAAVLLKYGKVHKTQANYNNEIGVPKTLLELTSDHDFAVIEMGMRAPGEIALLSQIAEPDVSVITNVGTAHIGRLGSRAAIAQAKCELLAEMPKDAIAILNHDNALLLETAEKVWQGQTITYGLQGGDLQGQLIDAETLQVGELKFVLPLPGEHNALNFLAALAVVQTLNLDAARLTAGVEVELPSGRAKRYELPNDVVILDESYNAGLESMLASLKLLAQTEGDRRIAVLGTMKELGDWSVQYHQQVGEQVRNLQLDQLLILADPDEAQAMAIAASPVPSETFTTHTEVISRLNELIRSGDRLLFKASRAVGLDLVVAAIVPSK, from the coding sequence ATGTCGTTTCACGCAACCCTAGATCAACTGGTTTCACTCCTCGGAGCATCAGCTCAAAATTTACCGGATGCAACTGCGATCGGTCTGACAACCGATTCGCGATCGATCCAATCGGGTGAGATTTTTCTAGCCTTGCGGGGTGAGAAGTTTGACGGGCATGATTTTGTAAAGACTGCAATCGAGCAAGGTGCGGTCGCGGCGATCGTGGATGCTCAATTTGAAGCGGGTGATTTACCTGTTCTCGTGGTTTCGGATACCTTGCAGGCGTATCAAACGATCGGGCATTGGTGGCGGAAACAGTTTAAAATCCCGGTGATTGCAATTACTGGATCAGTCGGGAAGACTACAACAAAGGAATTAATTGCAGCGGTTTTATTGAAATACGGCAAAGTCCACAAAACGCAAGCAAATTACAACAATGAAATCGGTGTTCCGAAGACACTCCTAGAATTAACTTCAGATCACGATTTTGCTGTGATTGAGATGGGAATGAGAGCGCCTGGGGAAATCGCATTGTTATCACAAATTGCAGAGCCGGATGTTAGCGTGATTACGAATGTAGGAACCGCACATATTGGAAGATTGGGATCGAGAGCAGCGATCGCTCAAGCGAAATGTGAACTGCTGGCAGAAATGCCCAAAGATGCCATTGCAATTCTGAATCACGATAATGCTTTATTGCTCGAAACGGCTGAGAAAGTTTGGCAAGGTCAAACCATCACCTACGGACTGCAGGGGGGTGATTTACAAGGACAACTCATTGATGCAGAAACGTTACAGGTCGGTGAGTTGAAGTTTGTATTACCGCTCCCCGGTGAACATAACGCGCTGAACTTCTTAGCCGCTTTAGCCGTTGTGCAAACTCTCAATCTCGATGCTGCAAGGCTAACCGCAGGGGTCGAAGTTGAATTGCCCAGTGGCAGAGCGAAACGCTACGAATTACCCAACGATGTGGTGATTCTCGATGAAAGCTACAACGCAGGTTTAGAGTCGATGCTGGCATCTCTAAAGCTGTTAGCTCAGACTGAGGGCGATCGTAGAATTGCTGTGCTTGGCACGATGAAAGAACTTGGTGACTGGTCGGTTCAGTACCATCAGCAAGTCGGTGAACAAGTGAGAAATTTGCAGCTTGATCAATTGTTGATTCTGGCTGACCCGGATGAAGCGCAAGCCATGGCGATCGCGGCTTCTCCCGTTCCGTCCGAGACTTTCACAACGCATACAGAAGTAATATCGCGGTTGAATGAATTGATTCGATCGGGCGATCGACTTCTATTTAAAGCATCAAGAGCGGTGGGACTCGATCTCGTCGTAGCTGCCATCGTTCCATCCAAGTAA
- a CDS encoding DoxX family protein, which yields MTVTPSGRSPLSTILQSDLSPNPAFQAVWLGVRVLVGVLMIHNGFSKLADVQGFVDNVMSVIGFPFPLFFTYCAAYTEIVASILLIFGFFTRISALSLTFTMLIAVYFHLKKTGLDVGPVETASLYMLIYLLFTVGGGGNFSIDHLLSRGRSNS from the coding sequence ATGACCGTTACTCCGTCTGGGCGATCGCCCCTTTCAACGATTTTGCAGTCCGACCTTAGCCCCAATCCAGCGTTTCAAGCGGTTTGGTTAGGAGTGCGCGTTTTGGTGGGTGTATTAATGATTCACAATGGCTTTAGTAAATTAGCTGATGTTCAAGGCTTTGTTGATAATGTCATGAGCGTGATTGGCTTCCCGTTTCCATTATTTTTCACCTACTGTGCAGCGTATACGGAAATTGTTGCTTCAATTTTGTTAATTTTCGGATTCTTCACGCGAATCAGTGCGTTGTCCTTAACGTTCACAATGCTAATCGCGGTTTATTTCCATCTGAAAAAAACAGGATTAGACGTTGGGCCTGTAGAAACAGCTTCGCTGTATATGCTGATTTATCTTTTGTTTACTGTCGGGGGCGGCGGGAATTTCTCGATCGATCATCTGTTGTCGCGGGGACGATCGAATTCCTAA
- a CDS encoding asparaginase, protein MTRGRKIQATAELEVRLLREGITESVHHAQAVICDDRGRLLLCAGNPETATFARSVLKPFQAIAVTASGTLERFNLTDRDLAIICSSHKGTIEQVRQVFNILWRADVDPTALQCPTPEGKQSPLQYNCSGKHAGMLAVSQQLGYPINNYLHYNHPVQQLILSKLAEFLKNPAEEFIPARDDCGAPTYFMQLRQLAWLYAQLASGANLDMERILRAMTHHPTMVAGDGEFDTELMRLTQGELVSKSGAEGVQCIGRVGEGMGLAIKVMDGAKRAKYAIAIHVLRQMGWITPSIAENLSETYINLGRYKRLEVAGDLSML, encoded by the coding sequence ATGACAAGGGGAAGAAAAATTCAAGCCACCGCAGAACTCGAAGTCCGGTTACTGCGAGAAGGGATCACAGAGTCGGTTCATCACGCTCAAGCGGTCATTTGCGACGATCGCGGACGGTTGCTGCTGTGTGCAGGTAATCCTGAAACTGCCACATTTGCGCGATCCGTACTCAAGCCATTTCAAGCAATTGCAGTCACCGCATCTGGAACGCTAGAGCGGTTTAATTTGACCGATCGAGATCTGGCGATTATTTGCAGTTCGCACAAAGGAACGATCGAGCAAGTTCGCCAAGTCTTTAACATCTTGTGGCGAGCTGATGTTGATCCGACTGCGCTACAGTGCCCGACTCCCGAAGGCAAACAAAGTCCGCTGCAATACAACTGCTCTGGCAAACACGCTGGAATGCTAGCAGTTTCTCAGCAGCTTGGATATCCGATCAATAACTATCTGCACTACAATCATCCGGTTCAGCAGTTGATTCTAAGTAAGCTGGCAGAGTTTCTGAAAAATCCGGCTGAAGAGTTTATTCCGGCTCGTGATGACTGTGGCGCACCCACGTATTTTATGCAGCTTCGACAGTTGGCTTGGCTTTATGCTCAGCTTGCATCGGGTGCAAATTTGGACATGGAGCGGATTCTCAGAGCCATGACGCATCATCCTACGATGGTGGCGGGCGATGGCGAATTTGATACCGAACTGATGCGACTGACCCAAGGCGAACTCGTGAGCAAATCCGGCGCAGAAGGCGTTCAGTGTATTGGTCGAGTCGGTGAAGGCATGGGGCTTGCGATCAAAGTGATGGACGGGGCAAAACGAGCCAAGTACGCGATCGCGATTCACGTGCTGCGCCAAATGGGTTGGATTACGCCATCGATCGCAGAAAATCTGTCAGAAACCTACATCAACCTCGGACGCTACAAGCGCTTAGAAGTCGCAGGCGATCTCTCAATGCTTTAG
- the purL gene encoding phosphoribosylformylglycinamidine synthase subunit PurL — protein MSVLSSAPFSETEIASEGIKPEEYEEIVRRLGRHPNKAELGMFGVMWSEHCCYKNSRPLLKQFPTEGDRILVGPGENAGVIDLGDGLRLAFKIESHNHPSAVEPFQGAATGVGGILRDIFTMGARPIALLNSLRFGTLDDARTRRIVNGVVAGISHYGNCVGVPTVGGEVYFDRAYSGNPLVNVMALGLMETTEIVKSGAKGLGNPVLYVGSTTGRDGMGGASFASAELSDQSIDDRPAVQVGDPFLEKSLIEACLEAFKTGAVVAAQDMGAAGITCSTSEMAAKGGVGIELDLDLIPVRETGMVPYEYLLSESQERMLFVAEKGREQELIDIFEKWGLHATVAGKVIEEEIVRILFQGAIAAEIPATALADNTPIYHRELISDPPEYAQKAWAWTAESLPNCDENGIANRNWNEILATLLNTPTIASKRWVYRQYDHQVQNNTVLLPGGADAAVVRVRPLADAQSASVIPDSASLNKGVAATVDCNPRYVYLHPYEGAKAAVAEAARNLSCVGADPVAITDNLNFGSPEKPIGYWQLSEACRGLSEACREFSTPVTGGNVSLYNETLDSEGKPEPIYPTPVVGMVGFIPQLDRIVGQSWKQSGDVIYLLGLPMSDSSLTLGASEYLATVHQTVAGKPPIVDFELERKVQAVCRSGIRSGVIQSAHDSAEGGVAIALSECCFGHQLGAEIQIPNSAARMDEVLFAEGGARIIVSVKPDSVAEWEATLSAELGDRWQKLGTVGGESLKISVSQFHVIDATIAELFTGWSSAIEKGLTE, from the coding sequence ATGTCTGTCCTGTCATCTGCACCATTCTCTGAGACCGAAATTGCTTCTGAAGGGATCAAGCCTGAAGAGTACGAGGAGATTGTGCGCCGCTTAGGTCGCCATCCAAACAAGGCTGAACTGGGAATGTTCGGTGTGATGTGGTCGGAGCATTGCTGCTATAAAAATTCGCGACCTTTGTTAAAGCAGTTTCCGACTGAGGGCGATCGCATTTTAGTTGGCCCTGGTGAGAATGCAGGCGTGATTGATTTGGGCGATGGCTTGCGATTAGCGTTTAAGATCGAGTCGCACAATCACCCTTCTGCTGTAGAACCGTTTCAAGGTGCAGCAACCGGAGTGGGCGGAATTTTGCGCGATATTTTTACGATGGGGGCACGACCGATCGCGCTACTCAATTCTCTGCGATTTGGAACGCTCGATGATGCCCGGACTCGTCGGATTGTAAACGGCGTTGTGGCTGGAATCTCACATTATGGAAATTGCGTGGGTGTTCCCACTGTTGGTGGTGAAGTGTATTTCGATCGCGCTTATTCCGGCAATCCCTTGGTGAATGTGATGGCATTGGGATTGATGGAAACGACCGAAATCGTGAAGTCAGGCGCAAAAGGATTGGGAAATCCGGTGCTGTATGTCGGCTCGACCACAGGACGCGATGGTATGGGCGGTGCGAGTTTTGCTAGTGCGGAATTGAGCGATCAATCGATCGACGATCGTCCGGCGGTGCAAGTGGGTGATCCGTTCTTAGAAAAATCTTTGATCGAAGCTTGTTTAGAAGCATTTAAAACAGGTGCAGTCGTTGCAGCCCAGGATATGGGCGCAGCAGGCATTACCTGTTCAACTTCAGAAATGGCAGCAAAAGGTGGAGTCGGAATCGAACTCGATTTGGATTTAATTCCAGTGCGGGAAACGGGGATGGTTCCGTATGAGTATTTACTTTCAGAATCACAGGAGCGAATGCTGTTTGTGGCAGAAAAGGGACGCGAACAGGAACTGATTGATATTTTTGAGAAGTGGGGACTTCATGCGACTGTTGCCGGGAAAGTGATCGAAGAAGAGATCGTGAGAATTCTCTTCCAAGGCGCGATCGCGGCTGAAATCCCCGCAACCGCTTTAGCAGATAACACTCCGATTTATCATCGTGAACTGATCAGCGACCCCCCCGAATATGCTCAAAAAGCTTGGGCATGGACAGCCGAAAGTTTACCGAACTGTGATGAAAACGGGATTGCTAATCGGAACTGGAATGAGATTTTAGCAACTTTGTTGAATACACCAACGATCGCCTCAAAACGCTGGGTCTATCGCCAATATGATCATCAAGTCCAGAACAATACCGTGTTGCTTCCCGGTGGTGCAGATGCGGCAGTCGTGAGAGTTCGCCCACTTGCTGATGCTCAGAGCGCCTCTGTCATTCCTGATTCAGCTTCATTAAACAAAGGGGTTGCCGCAACGGTTGATTGCAATCCTCGTTATGTGTACCTGCATCCCTATGAAGGTGCAAAAGCCGCTGTCGCAGAAGCCGCCCGGAATCTAAGCTGTGTCGGTGCCGATCCGGTTGCGATTACCGATAACTTAAACTTTGGCAGTCCAGAAAAGCCGATCGGCTATTGGCAACTTTCTGAGGCGTGTCGCGGACTGTCCGAAGCTTGTCGAGAATTCTCGACTCCGGTCACAGGGGGAAATGTTTCTCTATACAACGAAACCCTAGATTCTGAAGGCAAGCCAGAGCCGATTTATCCGACTCCGGTTGTGGGCATGGTTGGATTTATTCCGCAGCTCGATCGCATCGTCGGACAAAGCTGGAAACAAAGCGGAGACGTAATTTACCTCTTAGGATTGCCGATGTCGGATTCGTCCTTAACCTTGGGCGCATCAGAATACCTGGCAACAGTGCATCAAACTGTGGCAGGAAAACCGCCGATCGTTGACTTTGAACTGGAACGCAAAGTCCAAGCGGTTTGTCGATCGGGAATTCGCAGCGGTGTTATTCAATCGGCGCATGATAGTGCAGAAGGGGGAGTCGCGATCGCGCTGTCTGAATGTTGTTTCGGGCATCAGCTTGGGGCAGAAATTCAAATTCCAAATAGCGCGGCGCGAATGGACGAAGTTCTCTTTGCAGAAGGCGGAGCGCGGATCATTGTTTCTGTGAAACCGGACTCGGTTGCAGAATGGGAGGCAACTCTATCTGCGGAACTCGGCGATCGTTGGCAAAAATTGGGAACCGTCGGCGGGGAATCCCTAAAGATTTCGGTCTCCCAATTTCATGTAATCGACGCTACGATCGCAGAGTTGTTCACAGGTTGGTCGAGTGCGATCGAGAAGGGGCTAACGGAATAG
- a CDS encoding ABC transporter ATP-binding protein, with protein sequence MSDTILNVRNLQVQFKTDERLVKAVDGISFQVRRGRTLGIVGESGSGKSVTSLAVMRLIPNPPGRITDGEILFQAADAPEPIDLLRLSEKQMQSYRGEQISMIFQEPMSSLNPVYTCGFQLVEAIRQHQNISQSEARRRAALLLQEVRVLPSDEELKQRVLEERNQKPLSEPELDQELNRQKTAMLDRYPHELSGGQLQRIMIAMAIACNPTLLIADEPTTALDVTVQATILDLLRELRDRRGMAMMFITHDLGLIAEIADDVAVMYEGKIVEYGSVLEIFSNPKHPYTKGLLTCRPQPDRRLRFLPTVSDFMEVSLLPSGEKLIQAKQRDVNTALAEAQEISDVEFDQRLKSLQQKQPLVSVQNLQVAFPVRGVFGQTKRYMMAVNDVSFDVYPGETLGLVGESGCGKSTLARTLLRLIEPKQGKIFFETEDILKLSKHRVRQLRRDAQIIFQNPYSSLDPRMNIGDAVMEPLLIYGRGNRKQFKERVEYLLQRVGLDPKFINRYPHEFSGGQRQRICIARSLALNPKFIICDESVSALDVSVQAQVLNLLKELQSEFGLTYIFISHDLSVVKFMSDRIIVMNRGKIEEIGTAETIYRKPQTSYTRQLISAIPVGSLDRIRERQQRSA encoded by the coding sequence ATGAGCGACACAATCCTGAATGTCCGTAACCTGCAAGTTCAATTCAAAACTGATGAACGATTGGTTAAAGCGGTAGACGGCATTTCGTTTCAAGTGCGACGGGGACGAACGCTCGGAATTGTGGGTGAATCAGGGTCAGGAAAATCGGTGACATCGCTGGCGGTGATGCGGCTGATTCCCAATCCGCCGGGACGAATTACGGACGGTGAGATCTTGTTTCAGGCGGCAGATGCTCCAGAACCGATCGATCTCTTGCGGTTAAGCGAAAAGCAAATGCAGTCTTATCGCGGCGAACAGATTTCGATGATTTTTCAGGAGCCGATGAGTTCGCTGAATCCGGTGTATACTTGCGGGTTTCAGCTTGTGGAAGCGATTCGGCAACACCAAAACATTTCGCAGTCAGAAGCACGTCGTCGAGCGGCTTTATTGCTGCAAGAAGTGCGGGTGCTGCCATCGGATGAAGAGTTAAAACAACGAGTTTTAGAAGAACGCAACCAAAAACCGCTCAGCGAACCGGAACTCGATCAAGAACTGAATCGCCAAAAAACCGCAATGCTCGATCGCTATCCGCATGAGCTATCTGGTGGGCAGTTGCAGCGAATCATGATTGCGATGGCGATCGCCTGTAATCCCACTTTGCTGATTGCTGACGAACCGACCACGGCGCTGGATGTGACAGTACAGGCGACGATTTTAGATCTGCTGCGGGAACTGCGCGATCGACGCGGGATGGCAATGATGTTTATCACCCACGATCTCGGCTTGATTGCAGAGATCGCCGATGATGTGGCGGTGATGTACGAAGGCAAAATCGTAGAATACGGCTCGGTTTTAGAGATTTTCTCGAATCCGAAGCATCCTTACACCAAAGGACTGCTCACTTGTCGTCCACAGCCCGATCGACGCTTGCGATTTTTGCCAACCGTTTCGGACTTTATGGAAGTGTCGCTGTTACCGTCCGGGGAGAAATTAATTCAGGCAAAACAGCGCGATGTGAATACGGCTCTAGCGGAAGCACAAGAAATCAGCGATGTGGAATTTGATCAGCGGCTCAAATCACTTCAGCAAAAACAGCCGCTGGTTTCGGTTCAAAATCTGCAAGTGGCGTTCCCAGTTCGGGGAGTATTTGGGCAGACGAAGCGCTACATGATGGCGGTGAATGATGTGTCGTTCGATGTCTATCCAGGTGAAACGCTGGGACTCGTAGGAGAATCAGGTTGTGGTAAATCGACGTTAGCGCGAACGCTGCTGAGGCTGATTGAACCGAAACAAGGAAAAATTTTCTTTGAAACCGAGGACATTCTGAAGCTTTCTAAGCATCGAGTGCGTCAACTGCGGCGCGATGCTCAAATTATTTTTCAGAATCCGTATAGTTCACTCGATCCGCGAATGAATATTGGTGATGCGGTGATGGAGCCGTTGCTAATTTACGGGCGTGGCAACCGGAAGCAATTTAAGGAACGAGTCGAGTATCTATTGCAGCGCGTGGGACTCGATCCGAAGTTCATAAATCGCTATCCGCACGAATTTTCTGGCGGACAACGGCAACGGATTTGTATTGCTCGATCGCTCGCCCTTAATCCGAAATTTATTATCTGCGATGAGTCGGTGTCTGCGCTCGATGTCTCAGTTCAAGCGCAGGTCTTGAATCTGCTGAAAGAATTGCAGTCTGAATTTGGGTTAACTTACATTTTCATTTCGCATGACTTAAGCGTTGTGAAGTTCATGAGTGATCGCATTATCGTAATGAATCGCGGCAAAATTGAAGAGATCGGAACCGCCGAGACGATTTACCGCAAACCGCAAACTTCTTACACTCGTCAGTTGATTTCGGCAATTCCGGTTGGTTCGCTCGATCGCATTCGGGAACGTCAACAGCGATCAGCTTAA
- a CDS encoding DUF1257 domain-containing protein, producing the protein MSHFSTLRSKITDAELLKVSLRDLGFTVETNAEVRGMGCQRVHADIVAVLDGSYDIGWVHNEDGTYSIVADLWGVARKHNLAELMTSVNQKYAVQQTLSAVAKRPGLQNANIQVKVRG; encoded by the coding sequence ATGTCACACTTTAGTACACTCCGCAGTAAAATCACCGATGCAGAATTGCTTAAAGTTTCGTTGCGCGATCTGGGTTTCACAGTAGAAACCAACGCTGAAGTTCGGGGAATGGGCTGTCAGCGCGTTCACGCAGATATCGTCGCTGTTTTAGATGGTAGCTATGACATCGGCTGGGTACATAACGAAGATGGCACGTACAGCATTGTTGCAGACTTGTGGGGTGTTGCAAGAAAGCACAACCTTGCAGAACTGATGACCTCGGTAAACCAAAAGTATGCGGTACAGCAAACCCTTAGCGCAGTTGCAAAACGCCCTGGTTTGCAGAATGCAAACATTCAAGTGAAGGTTCGCGGCTAA
- a CDS encoding helix-turn-helix domain-containing protein, which translates to MADRKITNQALSQVVGMHPVSISKLKNADDMPAIGGETLAKLCDALNCTPADLIQYVPDAEE; encoded by the coding sequence ATGGCAGACCGCAAAATAACAAATCAAGCGCTTTCCCAAGTTGTTGGAATGCACCCGGTTAGCATCTCGAAGCTGAAGAATGCAGATGATATGCCTGCGATCGGTGGTGAAACACTGGCGAAACTTTGCGATGCGCTGAACTGTACGCCTGCGGATTTGATTCAATATGTGCCAGATGCCGAAGAGTAA
- the clpP gene encoding ATP-dependent Clp endopeptidase proteolytic subunit ClpP, which translates to MIPTVIETSGRGERAFDIYSRLLRERIVFLGSAIDSDVANLVVAQLLFLEAEDPDKDIYLYINSPGGSVSAGMGIYDTIKQIRPQVSTICVGFAASMGAFLLSAGTKGKRMSLPHSRIMIHQPLGGAQGQATDIEIQAREILYLKQRLNSYLADHTGQPLDRIEQDTERDFFMSAEEAKEYGLVDQVIDRRPSAARPAVVQ; encoded by the coding sequence ATGATTCCTACCGTTATTGAAACTTCCGGACGGGGCGAACGCGCCTTTGACATTTACTCCCGACTGTTGCGGGAACGAATCGTGTTCCTCGGTAGCGCGATCGATTCGGATGTTGCCAACCTCGTCGTTGCACAACTACTGTTCCTCGAAGCCGAAGATCCGGACAAGGATATCTATCTCTACATCAATTCCCCCGGCGGTTCGGTTTCCGCGGGAATGGGTATCTATGACACGATTAAGCAAATTCGCCCGCAGGTGTCTACAATTTGCGTCGGGTTTGCTGCCAGCATGGGTGCATTCTTGCTCAGCGCTGGAACTAAAGGAAAACGCATGAGCTTACCCCACTCGCGAATTATGATTCACCAGCCGCTAGGGGGCGCACAAGGACAAGCGACCGATATCGAAATTCAAGCGAGAGAAATTCTGTATCTCAAGCAGCGACTCAATTCGTATCTGGCAGATCACACCGGACAACCGCTCGATCGGATTGAACAAGATACTGAGCGCGATTTCTTCATGTCGGCTGAAGAAGCAAAAGAGTATGGATTGGTTGATCAAGTGATCGATCGTCGTCCGTCTGCGGCTCGTCCTGCGGTTGTGCAGTAG
- a CDS encoding amidophosphoribosyltransferase — protein MLPDDKFSVDPAEHRPDKPEEACGVFGVYAPGEPVANLAYFGLFALQHRGQESAGIATFEGDYVHLHKDMGLVAQVFNEAKLKELPGDLAIGHTRYSTTGSSRVVNAQPALAKSRLGTLALAHNGNLVNTRELREALAETNHDFATTTDSEAIALAIAEEVNRGNDWVNGAIAAFKRCQGAFSLAIGTPDGMIGTRDPNGVRPLVLGTLAQESHAAPLRYVLASETCGLDIIGADYVRDIQPGELVWITKDGIESIFWAEQPARKLCIFEMIYFARPDSMMHDETLYSYRLRIGRQLAKESTVDADIVIAVPDSGVPAAIGFSQTSGIPYAEGLIKNRYVGRTFIQPTQGMREAGIRMKLNPLKDVLAGKRVIIVDDSIVRGTTSRKIVRALRDAGAIEVHMRISSPPVTHPCFYGIDTDSQDHLIAATKSIEEIAKQIEVDSLQYLSWEGMLDSTRENPGEFCSACFTGDYPIAIPETVKRSKLMLEKTAK, from the coding sequence ATGCTGCCTGACGACAAGTTTTCTGTAGATCCTGCTGAGCATCGTCCTGACAAACCAGAAGAAGCCTGCGGGGTGTTTGGAGTTTACGCACCGGGAGAACCTGTAGCTAATCTGGCTTATTTTGGACTGTTTGCCCTACAGCATCGAGGTCAAGAATCTGCGGGAATTGCCACGTTTGAAGGAGATTATGTTCACCTTCATAAAGACATGGGTTTGGTAGCACAAGTCTTTAACGAAGCAAAGCTCAAAGAGCTACCCGGAGATTTAGCGATCGGTCATACTCGCTATTCGACGACCGGATCGAGCCGGGTGGTGAATGCTCAACCTGCGTTAGCAAAATCACGTTTAGGAACGCTGGCGTTAGCACATAACGGAAACTTGGTGAATACTCGTGAACTCCGTGAAGCATTAGCTGAAACGAATCACGATTTTGCGACAACAACGGATTCTGAAGCGATCGCGCTGGCGATCGCAGAAGAAGTCAATCGAGGAAATGATTGGGTCAATGGCGCGATCGCGGCGTTTAAGCGGTGTCAGGGTGCGTTTAGTCTCGCGATCGGGACTCCGGACGGCATGATTGGAACCCGCGACCCGAATGGGGTTCGTCCGCTCGTTTTGGGCACTTTGGCGCAGGAATCGCACGCTGCACCTTTGCGCTATGTTTTAGCCTCAGAAACTTGTGGACTCGATATCATTGGAGCCGATTACGTTCGAGACATTCAGCCGGGTGAACTGGTGTGGATTACCAAGGACGGCATCGAGTCGATTTTCTGGGCAGAGCAACCCGCTCGCAAACTGTGCATTTTTGAAATGATTTATTTCGCCCGTCCTGATAGCATGATGCACGATGAAACGCTGTACAGCTATCGGCTGCGAATCGGACGACAGCTTGCGAAAGAATCGACAGTGGATGCAGATATCGTGATTGCGGTGCCAGATTCGGGCGTTCCGGCTGCGATCGGGTTTTCTCAAACTTCGGGCATTCCTTATGCCGAAGGCTTGATCAAAAATCGCTATGTCGGTCGTACTTTCATTCAACCGACTCAAGGAATGCGAGAAGCGGGAATTCGGATGAAGCTTAACCCGCTTAAAGATGTACTCGCTGGAAAGCGTGTGATTATTGTCGATGACTCGATCGTGCGTGGAACGACGAGCCGCAAGATCGTGAGAGCACTGCGCGATGCAGGCGCGATCGAAGTTCATATGCGGATTTCTTCGCCTCCGGTGACGCATCCTTGTTTCTACGGCATTGATACTGACAGTCAGGATCACTTAATTGCAGCGACAAAATCAATCGAGGAAATTGCGAAGCAGATTGAGGTAGATTCGCTGCAATATCTCAGTTGGGAAGGAATGCTAGATTCAACTAGAGAAAATCCGGGTGAATTCTGCTCGGCTTGTTTTACTGGAGATTACCCGATCGCAATTCCTGAAACGGTGAAGCGATCGAAGTTAATGCTAGAAAAAACGGCGAAATAG
- a CDS encoding 2Fe-2S iron-sulfur cluster binding domain-containing protein — protein MTEFHTIRVYHRQKDKFYTFEVPDDRYILQSGETQGIELPFSCRNGACTTCAVRVLSGHLEQLEAVGLSPELKRQGYALLCVSYAKSDLEVETQDEDEVYELQFGRYFGKGRVKRGLPLDED, from the coding sequence ATGACTGAATTTCATACAATCCGGGTTTATCACCGACAAAAAGACAAGTTTTACACTTTTGAAGTGCCGGACGATCGCTACATTCTCCAATCCGGCGAAACTCAAGGAATCGAACTGCCGTTTTCTTGTCGCAATGGAGCCTGTACAACCTGTGCGGTACGGGTGTTGTCGGGTCATTTAGAGCAACTGGAAGCGGTGGGATTGTCGCCAGAATTAAAGCGACAAGGCTATGCGCTGCTGTGTGTGAGCTATGCCAAATCAGATCTCGAAGTTGAAACACAGGATGAAGATGAAGTGTATGAGCTTCAGTTTGGGCGCTATTTTGGCAAAGGTCGGGTCAAGCGTGGACTGCCGCTAGACGAGGATTAA